One part of the Malus sylvestris chromosome 2, drMalSylv7.2, whole genome shotgun sequence genome encodes these proteins:
- the LOC126586774 gene encoding uncharacterized protein LOC126586774 isoform X1, translating into MDYSYPQTRQEDQSQYHQQQQQPYDPSRIQCYDQSYQSYYPYNHPQQYDHQQQYQPYYNPTPTTTTSQDYATSYDATAHHHQYHHEPTSIHPPGVPIPAEQPQTADPDPTHLRNAYYPHGVAEDQKQQVDSGSGSGYGGLNPAAVAALSQLTGNIEAAQRAAQRPIGQTPYRGGGRRGNRPFRGGGRGHFGYNGSRPDGSAAPFRGRGRGQGGGRHFQQYGAASTNPNSASVPAEGVAALMQPPSALVTGQAPLPTQVSSASFWRPPHLAWCELCRVDCNTPEILEQHKNGKRHKKNMLVHEELQKRNKVNTEQQNAQMPNTELKPEVGNPVRVEGFEEKQPLQENITSGVVTDDNRNETDQQDMGATSEAFAEPGNNSSSQFAGRGRGSKRRMRGGRGGKYIRTNDGSRRPVEPPKPKQVPFICELCNVKCESQVVFDSHVSGKKHLATLKRFQGHRALYGDVGLQALYPPNLNVASTSAARPVQQAMNDPQAPLAQLLVNYVLSQTQAQGSAAPPEPASAVAPVQGTNSGIRNQLDSLIQGAQVVCQDGSQNAVIEQIKNLLQSVQTYCESPAAGNADKNIGNGTSEFNGKEASGPIDTSGAVAIENPGTCEEGSGIALGEECEVAASDPFVQPQPEDQM; encoded by the exons ATGGATTACTCCTACCCACAGACCCGCCAAGAAGATCAATCCCAATAccaccagcagcagcagcaaccctACGATCCCTCAAGAATCCAATGTTACGACCAATCCTACCAATCCTATTATCCCTACAACCACCCCCAACAATACGACCACCAACAGCAATACCAACCATACTACAATCCCACCCCCACCACTACCACCTCCCAGGATTACGCCACCTCCTACGACGCCACCGCCCACCACCATCAATACCATCACGAACCCACATCCATTCATCCTCCCGGGGTCCCAATTCCAGCCGAACAGCCACAAACGGCGGATCCTGACCCCACCCATTTGCGGAATGCGTATTACCCACATGGGGTTGCGGAGGATCAGAAGCAGCAGGTGGATTCGGGTTCTGGTTCGGGCTATGGTGGGTTGAATCCGGCGGCCGTAGCAGCGCTTTCGCAGCTTACTGGGAACATCGAGGCGGCGCAGCGGGCTGCACAACGGCCT ATTGGGCAAACTCCATATAGAGGTGGAGGTAGGAGGGGTAATAGGCCCTTCCGGGGGGGTGGTCGAGGCCATTTTGGTTACAATGGTTCTAGACCAGATGGTTCAGCAGCCCCTTTCCGTGGTAGGGGACGTGGCCAGGGTGGTGGTAGGCACTTTCAACAGTATGGTGCTGCATCAACCAATCCAAATTCAGCATCTGTACCTGCTGAAGGTGTAGCTGCTTTAATGCAGCCACCTTCAGCATTGGTTACTGGGCAGGCACCATTACCAACACAAGTGTCTTCTGCTTCATTCTGGCGACCTCCTCATTTGGCTTGGTGTGAACTTTGTAGGGTTGACTGCAACACTCCTGAAATCCTTGAGCAGCATAAAAATGGAAAgcgacacaaaaaaaatatgctGGTACATGAGGAGTTGCAGAAACGCAACAAAGTCAATACTGAACAGCAGAATGCTCAAATGCCCAACACTGAATTAAAACCAGAAGTTGGTAACCCTGTGAGAGTTGAGGGATTTGAGGAAAAACAACCCTTACAAGAAAATATAACATCTGGAGTAGTTACTGATGATAATAGAAATGAAACAGATCAGCAAGATATGGGCGCAACTTCTGAAGCTTTTGCAGAACCTGGGAACAACTCCAGCAGTCAATTTGCAGGCCGAGGACGTGGTTCTAAGCGTAGGATGCGAGGGGGTCGAGGAGGTAAGTATATAAGGACTAATGACGGATCCAGAAGACCAGTTGAGCCTCCCAAACCAAAACAAGTTCCTTTTATATGTGAATTGTGCAATGTCAAATGTGAGTCACAGGTGGTTTTTGATAGTCATGTGAGCGGTAAAAAACATTTAGCCACTCTCAAGCGGTTTCAAGGCCACCGTGCTTTGTATGGAGATGTGGGTCTTCAAGCACTTTACCCACCTAACTTAAATGTTGCATCAACTTCAGCTGCCCGCCCGGTCCAGCAAGCTATGAATGATCCTCAGGCCCCCTTGGCGCAACTGTTGGTGAACTACGTGCTCTCTCAAACCCAAGCACAAGGGAGTGCAGCACCTCCAGAACCAGCATCTGCTGTGGCACCAGTTCAAGGAACAAACAGCGGAATCCGGAATCAACTGGATTCACTGATTCAAGGAGCACAAGTGGTGTGTCAAGACGGAAGCCAAAATGCAGTTATAGAGCAAATCAAGAATCTGCTGCAGTCGGTCCAGACATACTGTGAATCCCCAGCAGCCGGGAATGCAGACAAGAACATTGGGAATGGAACTTCAGAGTTTAATGGGAAGGAGGCAAGCGGTCCCATAGATACTTCAGGTGCGGTGGCAATAGAGAATCCAGGCACATGTGAGGAAGGTTCTGGAATAGCATTGGGCG
- the LOC126586774 gene encoding uncharacterized protein LOC126586774 isoform X2, translating into MHTSYKKLPKHSIRLILAFLSYVCFPMYIYKNYEFSIVIFIYLCACFVHFISKFLLFHFLLLCRISNKTITWTVLSLNAIMQIGQTPYRGGGRRGNRPFRGGGRGHFGYNGSRPDGSAAPFRGRGRGQGGGRHFQQYGAASTNPNSASVPAEGVAALMQPPSALVTGQAPLPTQVSSASFWRPPHLAWCELCRVDCNTPEILEQHKNGKRHKKNMLVHEELQKRNKVNTEQQNAQMPNTELKPEVGNPVRVEGFEEKQPLQENITSGVVTDDNRNETDQQDMGATSEAFAEPGNNSSSQFAGRGRGSKRRMRGGRGGKYIRTNDGSRRPVEPPKPKQVPFICELCNVKCESQVVFDSHVSGKKHLATLKRFQGHRALYGDVGLQALYPPNLNVASTSAARPVQQAMNDPQAPLAQLLVNYVLSQTQAQGSAAPPEPASAVAPVQGTNSGIRNQLDSLIQGAQVVCQDGSQNAVIEQIKNLLQSVQTYCESPAAGNADKNIGNGTSEFNGKEASGPIDTSGAVAIENPGTCEEGSGIALGEECEVAASDPFVQPQPEDQM; encoded by the coding sequence ATGCATACCTCTTATAAGAAATTACCTAAACATTCAATCAGATTGATTTTAGCATTTCTTTCATATGTATGTTTTccaatgtatatatataagaatTATGAATTTTCAATTGTGATTTTTATCTATCTTTGTGCTTGTTTTGTGCATTTTATTTCAAAGTTCTTattgtttcattttcttttgctgTGCCGCATTAGTAATAAAACCATTACATGGACCGTTTTATCCTTAAATGCTATTATGCAGATTGGGCAAACTCCATATAGAGGTGGAGGTAGGAGGGGTAATAGGCCCTTCCGGGGGGGTGGTCGAGGCCATTTTGGTTACAATGGTTCTAGACCAGATGGTTCAGCAGCCCCTTTCCGTGGTAGGGGACGTGGCCAGGGTGGTGGTAGGCACTTTCAACAGTATGGTGCTGCATCAACCAATCCAAATTCAGCATCTGTACCTGCTGAAGGTGTAGCTGCTTTAATGCAGCCACCTTCAGCATTGGTTACTGGGCAGGCACCATTACCAACACAAGTGTCTTCTGCTTCATTCTGGCGACCTCCTCATTTGGCTTGGTGTGAACTTTGTAGGGTTGACTGCAACACTCCTGAAATCCTTGAGCAGCATAAAAATGGAAAgcgacacaaaaaaaatatgctGGTACATGAGGAGTTGCAGAAACGCAACAAAGTCAATACTGAACAGCAGAATGCTCAAATGCCCAACACTGAATTAAAACCAGAAGTTGGTAACCCTGTGAGAGTTGAGGGATTTGAGGAAAAACAACCCTTACAAGAAAATATAACATCTGGAGTAGTTACTGATGATAATAGAAATGAAACAGATCAGCAAGATATGGGCGCAACTTCTGAAGCTTTTGCAGAACCTGGGAACAACTCCAGCAGTCAATTTGCAGGCCGAGGACGTGGTTCTAAGCGTAGGATGCGAGGGGGTCGAGGAGGTAAGTATATAAGGACTAATGACGGATCCAGAAGACCAGTTGAGCCTCCCAAACCAAAACAAGTTCCTTTTATATGTGAATTGTGCAATGTCAAATGTGAGTCACAGGTGGTTTTTGATAGTCATGTGAGCGGTAAAAAACATTTAGCCACTCTCAAGCGGTTTCAAGGCCACCGTGCTTTGTATGGAGATGTGGGTCTTCAAGCACTTTACCCACCTAACTTAAATGTTGCATCAACTTCAGCTGCCCGCCCGGTCCAGCAAGCTATGAATGATCCTCAGGCCCCCTTGGCGCAACTGTTGGTGAACTACGTGCTCTCTCAAACCCAAGCACAAGGGAGTGCAGCACCTCCAGAACCAGCATCTGCTGTGGCACCAGTTCAAGGAACAAACAGCGGAATCCGGAATCAACTGGATTCACTGATTCAAGGAGCACAAGTGGTGTGTCAAGACGGAAGCCAAAATGCAGTTATAGAGCAAATCAAGAATCTGCTGCAGTCGGTCCAGACATACTGTGAATCCCCAGCAGCCGGGAATGCAGACAAGAACATTGGGAATGGAACTTCAGAGTTTAATGGGAAGGAGGCAAGCGGTCCCATAGATACTTCAGGTGCGGTGGCAATAGAGAATCCAGGCACATGTGAGGAAGGTTCTGGAATAGCATTGGGCG